A single genomic interval of Rhizophagus irregularis chromosome 15, complete sequence harbors:
- a CDS encoding Inositol-3-phosphate synthase, with product MPPNITDSLPLGPVPTYKVISPNVRYTDMHILADYTYHNATVSKNEIDGTLKVIPTETKYKFKTEVNIPKVGLMMVGWGGNNGSTLTASIIANREKISWHTKEGLKSANYFGSVVQASTLKIGVDTKGNDVFIPFNNILPMVHPNDLVLGGWDISSLNLAQAMERAKVLDYDLQRQVKLKLEQLKPLPSIYYPDFIAANQSDRADNLISGNNKKEHLEQIRKDIREFKAANQLDKIIVVWTANTERYAEIIPGVNDTADNILKAVENSHPEIAPSTIFALACILEKTPFINGSPQNTFVPGCIELAEREHVYIGGDDFKSGQTKVKSVLVDFLVNAGIKPIGITSYNHLGNNDGKNLSAPQQFRSKEISKSNVVDDMVAANGILFKPGEHPDHVVVIKYVPAVGDSKRALDEYVSEIFMGGKNTISLYNTCEDSLLASPLILDLAIITELMTRIEYCAGDMKEYESFDAVLSILSFMLKAPLVPPGTPVVNALSKQRMAMENFFRACVGLAPQNEMLLEHKAPVKI from the exons ATGCCTCCAAACATAACTGACTCACTTCCCCTTGGACCTGTTCCAACGTATAAAGTTATCTCCCCGAATGTCCGCTACACCGATATGCATATTCTTGCGGACTATACTTATCATAATGCCACCGTCTCTAAAAACGAGATTGATGGTACTTTAAAAGTTATTCCGACcgaaacaaaatacaaatttaagaCCGAAGTTAACATCCCTAAAGTGGG gttaATGATGGTTGGATGGGGAGGTAATAATGGCTCCACCTTAACCGCGAGTATTATTGCTAACCGTGAAAAAATTTCGTGGCACACCAAGGAAGGTCTTAAATCTGCCAATTATTTCGGTTCAGTCGTTCAAGCTTCCACTCTCAAAATAGGTGTAGACACTAAAGGAAATGATGTTTTCattccttttaataatatattaccaaTGGTTCATCCCAATGATCTTGTACTTGGTGGTTGGGACATAAGCTCTCTCAATCTCGCACAAGCTATGGAACGTGCTAAAGTTCTTGATTATGATCTTCAACGTCAAGTCAAACTGAAACTCGAACAACTAAAACCGTTACCTTCTATTTATTATCCTGATTTTATTGCCGCTAATCAGAGTGATCGTGCTGATAATCTTATTTctggaaataataaaaaagaacaccTTGAACAAATTCGTAAAGATATTCGTGAGTTCAAAGCAGCCAATCAGCTCGATAAAATCATTGTCGTCTGGACTGCTAATACTGAACGTTATGCTGAAATTATCCCAGGCGTGAATGATACAGCAGACAATATTCTGAAAGCTGTTGAAAATAGTCACCCGGAAATTGCACCATCCACAATTTTCGCTTTGGCTTGTATTCTTGAAAAGACTCCCTTCATTAATGGATCACCTCAAAATACGTTTGTCCCCGGCTGTATTGAACTTGCAGAACGTGAACATGTTTATATTGGAGGAGACGATTTTAAATCTGGCCAGACAAAAGTCAAGTCTGTTTTGGTTGACTTTTTAGTGAATGCTGGCATTAAACCAATTGGGATCACGTCTTATAATCATCTTGGCAATAACGATGGTAAGAATTTGTCTGCACCACAACAATTTCgatcaaaagaaatttcaaaaagtaaTGTTGTTGATGATATGGTTGCTGCCAATGGAATCCTTTTTAAACCTGGCGAACATCCCGATCATG TTGTCGTAATTAAGTATGTACCAGCAGTCGGTGATTCAAAACGAGCTCTTGATGAATATGTATCAGAAATTTTCATGGGTGGAAAGAAT acaatttcattatataatacatgTGAAGATTCGCTCTTGGCTTCTCCACTCATTTTGGATTTGGCCATTATCACCGAATTAATGACACGCATTGAATATTGTGCCGGAGATATGAAAGAATATGAATCTTTCGATGCAGTTTTATCCATATTGAGTTTCATGTTAAAAGCTCCTTTAGTACCACCAGGAACTCCAGTTGTTAATGCCTTAAGCAAACAGCGTATGgcaatggaaaattttttccGTGCATGTGTTGGATTGGCTCCCCAAAACGAAATGCTTTTGGAGCACAAAGCTCcagttaaaatttaa
- a CDS encoding Inositol-3-phosphate synthase variant 2: MLMMVGWGGNNGSTLTASIIANREKISWHTKEGLKSANYFGSVVQASTLKIGVDTKGNDVFIPFNNILPMVHPNDLVLGGWDISSLNLAQAMERAKVLDYDLQRQVKLKLEQLKPLPSIYYPDFIAANQSDRADNLISGNNKKEHLEQIRKDIREFKAANQLDKIIVVWTANTERYAEIIPGVNDTADNILKAVENSHPEIAPSTIFALACILEKTPFINGSPQNTFVPGCIELAEREHVYIGGDDFKSGQTKVKSVLVDFLVNAGIKPIGITSYNHLGNNDGKNLSAPQQFRSKEISKSNVVDDMVAANGILFKPGEHPDHVVVIKYVPAVGDSKRALDEYVSEIFMGGKNTISLYNTCEDSLLASPLILDLAIITELMTRIEYCAGDMKEYESFDAVLSILSFMLKAPLVPPGTPVVNALSKQRMAMENFFRACVGLAPQNEMLLEHKAPVKI; the protein is encoded by the exons AT gttaATGATGGTTGGATGGGGAGGTAATAATGGCTCCACCTTAACCGCGAGTATTATTGCTAACCGTGAAAAAATTTCGTGGCACACCAAGGAAGGTCTTAAATCTGCCAATTATTTCGGTTCAGTCGTTCAAGCTTCCACTCTCAAAATAGGTGTAGACACTAAAGGAAATGATGTTTTCattccttttaataatatattaccaaTGGTTCATCCCAATGATCTTGTACTTGGTGGTTGGGACATAAGCTCTCTCAATCTCGCACAAGCTATGGAACGTGCTAAAGTTCTTGATTATGATCTTCAACGTCAAGTCAAACTGAAACTCGAACAACTAAAACCGTTACCTTCTATTTATTATCCTGATTTTATTGCCGCTAATCAGAGTGATCGTGCTGATAATCTTATTTctggaaataataaaaaagaacaccTTGAACAAATTCGTAAAGATATTCGTGAGTTCAAAGCAGCCAATCAGCTCGATAAAATCATTGTCGTCTGGACTGCTAATACTGAACGTTATGCTGAAATTATCCCAGGCGTGAATGATACAGCAGACAATATTCTGAAAGCTGTTGAAAATAGTCACCCGGAAATTGCACCATCCACAATTTTCGCTTTGGCTTGTATTCTTGAAAAGACTCCCTTCATTAATGGATCACCTCAAAATACGTTTGTCCCCGGCTGTATTGAACTTGCAGAACGTGAACATGTTTATATTGGAGGAGACGATTTTAAATCTGGCCAGACAAAAGTCAAGTCTGTTTTGGTTGACTTTTTAGTGAATGCTGGCATTAAACCAATTGGGATCACGTCTTATAATCATCTTGGCAATAACGATGGTAAGAATTTGTCTGCACCACAACAATTTCgatcaaaagaaatttcaaaaagtaaTGTTGTTGATGATATGGTTGCTGCCAATGGAATCCTTTTTAAACCTGGCGAACATCCCGATCATG TTGTCGTAATTAAGTATGTACCAGCAGTCGGTGATTCAAAACGAGCTCTTGATGAATATGTATCAGAAATTTTCATGGGTGGAAAGAAT acaatttcattatataatacatgTGAAGATTCGCTCTTGGCTTCTCCACTCATTTTGGATTTGGCCATTATCACCGAATTAATGACACGCATTGAATATTGTGCCGGAGATATGAAAGAATATGAATCTTTCGATGCAGTTTTATCCATATTGAGTTTCATGTTAAAAGCTCCTTTAGTACCACCAGGAACTCCAGTTGTTAATGCCTTAAGCAAACAGCGTATGgcaatggaaaattttttccGTGCATGTGTTGGATTGGCTCCCCAAAACGAAATGCTTTTGGAGCACAAAGCTCcagttaaaatttaa